A single region of the Microlunatus panaciterrae genome encodes:
- a CDS encoding carbohydrate ABC transporter permease — MKSSRLVSTLRYVALVLLAGLFLMPFYVLLRNAFSTQLGITAPQWHWIPDSLNGDNIKELFNNRNVPIARSLANSATVSIIQTFGTVAISAMAGYGLARIENRLSRVILGMTVLTLMVPAAVTFIPSFVMVSSLGWISTLRGLIIPGLFSAFATFLFRQYFLGFPKELEEAAYIDGAGYWRTFWRVVMPNTYGICAAIGTIIFIGSWNAFLWPLLIGQDRSYRTIQVALSQFMTSQRIDMPQLFVGAAVAILPVVLVFIFLQRYLVQGVERSGID; from the coding sequence ATGAAATCCTCCCGGCTGGTGAGCACCCTGCGCTATGTCGCCCTGGTGCTGCTCGCCGGACTGTTCCTGATGCCGTTCTATGTGTTGTTGCGCAATGCCTTCTCAACCCAGCTCGGCATCACGGCCCCGCAGTGGCACTGGATCCCCGACAGCCTGAACGGCGACAACATCAAGGAGCTGTTCAACAACCGCAATGTCCCGATCGCCCGGAGCCTGGCCAACTCAGCCACGGTGTCGATCATCCAGACGTTCGGCACCGTCGCCATCTCGGCCATGGCCGGTTACGGTCTGGCCAGGATCGAGAACCGGCTGTCCAGGGTCATCCTCGGCATGACGGTGCTGACCCTGATGGTGCCGGCGGCCGTCACGTTCATCCCCAGCTTCGTGATGGTCTCGAGCCTGGGCTGGATCTCCACCCTGCGCGGACTGATCATCCCCGGGCTGTTCTCGGCCTTTGCGACGTTCCTGTTCCGGCAGTATTTCCTCGGCTTCCCGAAGGAGCTGGAGGAGGCCGCCTACATCGACGGCGCCGGCTACTGGCGGACCTTCTGGCGGGTGGTGATGCCGAACACGTACGGCATCTGCGCTGCGATCGGCACGATCATCTTCATCGGCTCCTGGAACGCGTTCCTGTGGCCGCTGCTGATCGGACAGGACCGGAGCTACCGCACCATCCAGGTCGCGCTGAGCCAGTTCATGACCTCGCAGCGGATCGACATGCCCCAGCTGTTCGTCGGCGCCGCTGTCGCGATCCTGCCGGTGGTGCTGGTGTTCATCTTCCTGCAGCGCTATCTGGTCCAGGGGGTCGAACGCTCCGGCATCGACTGA
- a CDS encoding DoxX-like family protein: protein MPSTGPVGRGLVFFGQLSIALVWLYAGLVAKLLGLRPDDRAIIDSVPFLAPGSGGWVTMVIGGFEVLLAIWVIFGGAPRVAAVVQTLTLVVLTAIDLTYGRRLVGEPVQVVITQLALVALIWLVAVSLSHLPKRGPSPFG, encoded by the coding sequence ATGCCGAGCACTGGTCCCGTCGGTCGCGGCCTGGTGTTCTTCGGCCAGCTGTCCATCGCCCTGGTGTGGCTGTACGCCGGGCTGGTCGCCAAGCTGCTCGGGCTGCGTCCCGACGACCGGGCGATCATCGACTCCGTGCCCTTCCTGGCCCCCGGCTCCGGTGGATGGGTGACGATGGTGATCGGCGGTTTTGAGGTGCTGCTGGCGATCTGGGTCATCTTCGGCGGCGCCCCACGGGTCGCTGCCGTGGTGCAGACCCTGACGCTGGTGGTGCTCACCGCCATCGACCTGACCTATGGCCGTCGGCTGGTGGGTGAACCGGTCCAGGTGGTGATCACCCAACTCGCCCTGGTGGCGCTGATCTGGCTGGTCGCGGTCAGCCTGTCCCACCTGCCGAAGCGTGGCCCGTCACCGTTCGGGTGA